One segment of Myxocyprinus asiaticus isolate MX2 ecotype Aquarium Trade chromosome 41, UBuf_Myxa_2, whole genome shotgun sequence DNA contains the following:
- the LOC127432170 gene encoding caveolae-associated protein 4a-like — MTDKLGLAGAADEPSALNIFSLLERVSGIIDNVQACQQRMEERQLELESTVKTIQVDVVKLTKEHTVTSSIVEKLLEKTRKVSCHVKDVRVRVEKQNIRVKKVEETQVELLNKNKFRVVIYQGDNEVPAVAAPKRSPKGAMGGDAPVDPDAPEAPLPDSDEEYMVVEEADSSTAARLKKTGLKRFESLKQTFSRENMTRTKENLGTKVNKLGERIVTAERREKIRLSGERLKQSGERFKETITKTVPAKLNLKKERTVAEGQEGAEGTTEGTAPVPPPKGRRANPDVAYTEPTEKQEGADEGKGEESEVPMYDMKQLS; from the exons ATGACTGATAAACTCGGACTTGCAGGTGCGGCAGATGAGCCCAGTGCCCTGAACATCTTCTCTCTGCTGGAGAGGGTGTCTGGGATCATAGACAATGTTCAGGCGTGCCAGCAACGCATGGAGGAGAGACAGTTGGAGCTGGAGAGCACTGTGAAGACCATCCAGGTGGACGTCGTGAAGTTGACAAAGGAGCACACAGTTACAAGTAGCATTGTGGAGAAACTTCTGGAGAAAACACGCAAGGTCAGCTGCCATGTCAAGGACGTCCGTGTCCGTGTGGAGAAGCAGAACATTCGTGTCAAGAAGGTAGAGGAGACCCAAGTTGAGCTGCTGAACAAGAACAAGTTCCGTGTAGTCATCTACCAG GGAGATAATGAGGTCCCAGCTGTAGCTGCCCCTAAAAGATCTCCAAAGGGAGCAATGGGTGGAGATGCCCCCGTAGACCCTGATGCACCGGAGGCCCCACTCCCTGACTCCGATGAGGAATACATGGTTGTCGAGGAGGCCGACTCCTCCACTGCCGCCAGGCTGAAAAAAACCGGCCTGAAACGCTTCGAGAGCCTGAAGCAAACCTTTTCAAGAGAGAACATGACCAGGACCAAGGAGAACCTGGGAACCAAGGTCAACAAGCTGGGTGAGCGTATAGTAACGGCTGAGCGTCGTGAGAAAATCCGCCTGTCTGGGGAACGCCTGAAACAATCTGGTGAACGTTTTAAGGAAACCATCACCAAAACCGTGCCGGCCAAGCTGAACCTGAAGAAGGAGAGGACGGTGGCTGAAGGTCAAGAAGGAGCAGAGGGGACCACAGAGGGAACGGCTCCTGTCCCACCACCAAAGGGTCGCAGGGCCAACCCTGATGTGGCCTATACAGAGCCAACAGAGAAACAAGAAGGTGCAGACGAAGGAAAAGGCGAGGAATCGGAAGTGCCAATGTATGATATGAAGCAGCTTTCTTGA